The following proteins are encoded in a genomic region of Paenibacillus sp. FSL R7-0273:
- a CDS encoding aldo/keto reductase, with product MRSEHKVVKKIKAGSSQLEVAEISLGCMRIAELSPKEADVHIHSALEAGIDFFDHADIYAGGKAEEVFGDVVAATPGMRDKMLIQTKCGIRDGFFDFSRDHIVTSVENSLKRLKTDYVDVLLLHRPDTLMEPEEVAEAFDYLEQKGMVKHFGVSNLNPLQIELLKKNVQQPLLFNQLQLSIMVSGMIDAGFNVNMTNSASVVHDGGILEYSRLHDMTIQPWSPFQYGFFEGVFLGNDKFPVLNEVINRLAAEKEVADTAIAIAWLLRHPAGMQPIVGTTNTQRLLDIAKASDITLTRQEWYEIYRAAGNKLP from the coding sequence ATGAGGAGTGAACACAAAGTGGTAAAAAAAATTAAAGCAGGCAGCAGCCAGCTTGAGGTAGCAGAGATCTCTTTAGGATGTATGCGGATTGCCGAGCTTTCCCCGAAAGAGGCCGATGTACATATTCACAGTGCATTAGAGGCGGGAATCGACTTTTTTGACCATGCAGATATATACGCAGGCGGTAAGGCGGAGGAAGTATTCGGAGATGTAGTAGCAGCTACTCCGGGCATGCGCGATAAAATGCTGATTCAGACCAAATGCGGAATCCGTGACGGGTTCTTCGACTTTTCCAGGGATCATATTGTAACGTCGGTTGAGAACAGCCTGAAGCGCCTGAAGACGGATTATGTTGATGTACTGCTGCTGCACCGCCCGGACACTCTGATGGAGCCTGAGGAGGTCGCTGAAGCCTTTGATTATCTTGAGCAAAAGGGTATGGTCAAACACTTCGGCGTCAGCAACCTGAACCCGCTGCAGATTGAGCTGCTCAAAAAGAATGTACAGCAGCCCCTGCTCTTCAACCAGCTGCAGCTTAGCATCATGGTCTCCGGAATGATTGATGCCGGCTTCAATGTCAATATGACTAACTCTGCATCCGTAGTGCATGACGGAGGAATTTTGGAGTACAGCCGCCTGCATGATATGACCATCCAGCCTTGGTCCCCGTTCCAGTACGGTTTCTTTGAAGGGGTATTCCTGGGCAACGACAAGTTCCCTGTGCTGAATGAAGTGATTAACCGCCTTGCAGCTGAAAAAGAGGTCGCTGACACTGCTATCGCGATCGCCTGGCTGCTCAGACACCCTGCAGGCATGCAGCCGATTGTCGGAACAACGAACACACAGCGCCTGCTGGATATTGCTAAAGCCTCTGATATTACCCTGACCCGTCAGGAATGGTATGAAATTTACCGTGCCGCCGGCAACAAGCTGCCTTAA